In one window of Enoplosus armatus isolate fEnoArm2 chromosome 7, fEnoArm2.hap1, whole genome shotgun sequence DNA:
- the LOC139288015 gene encoding N-acetyllactosaminide beta-1,3-N-acetylglucosaminyltransferase 3-like: MRNLRARIVFLVGALGLWAVYLAKDLNGPNIVRLQVDERKDVSQTKPPTKNNSYVYSWPRCQKVISAANITNLSSLSVSMKDFLYYRHCRHFPMLLDLPDKCGGANKSGEVFLLLVIKSSPGNYDRREVLRKTWAKERLHNGMWIRRIFISGTMNAGFEKKRLNKLLELEQQEYSDILQWDFSDTFYNLTLKQILFLEWMERNCPNARFLLNGDDDVFANTDNMVEYLQSLKDNDGSKHLFTGHVIHNASPIRWSKSKYFIPVQVHKANSYPPYCGGGGYLLSGYTALVIYNMSQSITILPIDDVYIGMCLAKAGLTPVSHMGVKTLGLYISSKKIDVYNPCYYKELLLVHRFLPAHIYLTWHRIHDPNLKCGSSRTLF, encoded by the exons ATGAGGAA CCTCAGAGCAAGAATTGTATTTCTGGTGGGAGCTCTTGGACTGTGGGCAGTTTATCTCGCTAAAGACTTGAATGGCCCCAACATTGTCAGACTCCAAGTagatgagagaaaagatgtCAGTCAAACGAAGCCACCCACCAAAAACAATTCCTATGTATACTCCTGGCCAAGATGTCAAAAAGTTATTTCTGCTGCCAACATCACAAACCTCAGCTCTCTTTCTGTTAGCATGAAAGACTTTCTCTATTATCGACACTGTCGCCATTTCCCCATGCTACTGGACCTTCCTGATAAATGTGGAGGAGCTAATAAATCAGGAGAAGTCTTCCTCCTGCTGGTCATTAAAAGCTCCCCTGGGAACTACGACCGCCGAGAGGTTCTGCGCAAAACCTGGGCTAAAGAGAGGTTACACAATGGCATGTGGATCCGAAGGATCTTCATCTCGGGAACGATGAATGCTGGTTTTGAGAAAAAGAGACTGAACAAACTACTCGAGCTGGAGCAACAAGAGTACAGTGACATCCTCCAGTGGGACTTTAGTGATACTTTCTACAACCTCACCTTGAAGCAGATACTCTTCTTAGAATGGATGGAAAGAAATTGTCCGAACGCTCGCTTCCTGCTGAATGGTGATGACGACGTCTTTgccaacacagacaacatggtCGAGTATCTCCAAAGCCTCAAGGACAATGATGGAAGCAAGCACCTCTTTACTGGTCATGTGATCCATAATGCGAGTCCCATTAGATGGTCAAAGAGCAAGTATTTTATCCCAGTTCAAGTGCACAAAGCAAACTCGTATCCCCCCTactgtggtggtggggggtacCTCCTGTCTGGTTATACAGCTTTGGTCATATACAATATGTCCCAGTCCATTACTATTCTTCCCATTGATGATGTTTACATAGGGATGTGTCTGGCCAAAGCAGGACTCACACCTGTTTCCCATATGGGTGTCAAGACGCTAGGATTATACATTTCCTCTAAGAAAATAGATGTATATAATCCTTGCTATTATAAAGAACTTCTACTGGTACACAGATTCCTCCCAGCTCACATATACCTCACGTGGCACAGAATACATGATCCCAATCTGAAATGTGGCTCTTCAAGGACCCTGTTTTAG